In Polyangiaceae bacterium, the genomic window GCGCCCTTGGAATCGGCGGGGATGTTCGCGGTCATCTGCGGGGGAAGGTCGATCGCCACCGGGTGAGAGAGCCCGAGCTGAAAGTGCAAGGTCTTGCCCTTGAGCTCGGTGCGGTAGCCGGTGCCCACCAGATCGAGCGTCTGGTCGTAGCCCTCGGCAGCGCCCTTCACCATGTTGGCGATGAGCGCGCGCCCCAGGCCCTGCAGCCGTGCGGCGTCGCGACCCGTAGCGTCGGCCTCGACCTTGATCGCGTCACCTTCCTTGGTGATCTTGATCAAGGGGTGCAAGGTCTGGCTGAGCTTGCCCTTCGGTCCCTGAACGTCGACCTTGGAGCCCGCCACGTTGACCGTGACGCCCTTCGGAACCGGCACGGGTCGCTTGCCGATCCGTGACAGCTTCTTCGTCTGAACCTGCGCCTCGGCCATCACCAGACCTCACACAAGAGCTCGCCGCCGAGCTTCTGCCGGCGTGCTTCCTTGTCCGTCATCAGCCCATGGGACGTGCTGAGAATGGCCGTGCCCAGGCCCGAGAGGACGCGGGGGATGTTGCCGTGGCCGACGTAAACACGCCGCCCCGGCCGCGAGATGCGGCGGATGCCTTGGAACGCCGAGTCACGCTCGCGCCCGTACTTG contains:
- the rplF gene encoding 50S ribosomal protein L6; translation: MSRIGKRPVPVPKGVTVNVAGSKVDVQGPKGKLSQTLHPLIKITKEGDAIKVEADATGRDAARLQGLGRALIANMVKGAAEGYDQTLDLVGTGYRTELKGKTLHFQLGLSHPVAIDLPPQMTANIPADSKGAVLMLSCPDKALLGQFSAKIRSFRPPEPYGGKGIRYRNEKIRRKAGKAGKGKAK
- the rpsH gene encoding 30S ribosomal protein S8; the protein is MMTDPIGDLLTRIRNAAGSRHEVARVPCSKVKKAIAEILKAEGYVADVRTEKWGDGGTKETLTVVLKYGRERDSAFQGIRRISRPGRRVYVGHGNIPRVLSGLGTAILSTSHGLMTDKEARRQKLGGELLCEVW